A genomic stretch from Mycobacterium cookii includes:
- a CDS encoding polyketide cyclase, translated as MIGDRWNVSDDEVARHYPCDDFVTAPTLQAWRGVTVFATPETLWPWVSQIRLAPYSYDWIDNLGRRSPRRLMGLPEPVVGEHFSTAATRPFGRIHAVERPNHLTGEIMGAYISYVLEPQGQSTRLLMKLVSGTSRWAAPWLSVGDLVMARRQLLNLKALAERR; from the coding sequence GTGATCGGCGATCGGTGGAATGTATCGGACGACGAGGTCGCCCGCCACTACCCGTGCGACGACTTCGTCACCGCACCGACTCTGCAGGCGTGGCGCGGGGTCACGGTGTTCGCTACGCCAGAGACGCTGTGGCCGTGGGTAAGTCAGATCAGGCTGGCCCCGTATTCCTACGACTGGATCGACAACCTCGGCCGCCGGTCGCCGCGGCGACTGATGGGTCTGCCCGAGCCGGTCGTCGGCGAGCATTTCTCTACCGCCGCAACCCGGCCCTTCGGGCGGATTCACGCCGTCGAGCGGCCTAACCATCTCACTGGCGAGATCATGGGCGCATACATCTCGTATGTCCTTGAGCCGCAGGGGCAGTCGACTCGGCTGCTGATGAAGCTCGTCAGCGGCACGAGCCGCTGGGCGGCGCCCTGGCTTTCGGTCGGGGACCTCGTCATGGCGCGCCGGCAACTGCTCAACCTGAAAGCTCTCGCGGAACGCCGATAG
- a CDS encoding SDR family NAD(P)-dependent oxidoreductase, with product MTGRLDGRAAIVTGASRGLGRAIALALAAEGASVAVVGRTENVWDERLPGTITETVADIEAAGGRAVAIRADLLDRDDIARLVDEARDALGPITILINNAAFTAPGRPPKAGDSARPKSAKVQHGGIKPDWPPLLGTPLSAYRRHFEIAVFAVYELIQLVSPDMIAAHGGSIINISSVASRLPGDGPYPDRGAGVLPGYGGSKAALEHLTWCAAYDLTNHNVAVNALSPSKAIMTPGLSYYARDFAEVSTPEEFAEAAVELALVDPTVVTGRTIGHRQVLDGSFRRFEA from the coding sequence GTGACGGGACGACTGGACGGCCGCGCCGCGATCGTCACCGGCGCCAGCCGCGGATTGGGCCGGGCGATCGCACTGGCGCTGGCAGCAGAAGGCGCTTCCGTCGCGGTCGTCGGGCGAACCGAAAACGTTTGGGACGAAAGGCTTCCCGGTACCATCACCGAGACCGTCGCGGATATCGAAGCGGCGGGTGGACGCGCGGTGGCCATCAGGGCCGACCTGCTCGACCGGGACGACATTGCCCGGCTCGTCGACGAGGCGCGAGATGCGCTGGGCCCCATCACGATTCTGATCAACAACGCGGCCTTTACCGCGCCCGGTCGCCCACCGAAAGCCGGCGACTCAGCACGACCCAAGTCGGCGAAGGTTCAGCACGGTGGAATCAAGCCGGACTGGCCGCCGCTGCTGGGGACGCCGCTGAGCGCATATCGGCGGCATTTCGAGATCGCGGTGTTCGCCGTCTACGAGCTGATCCAGTTGGTCAGCCCGGACATGATCGCCGCCCACGGCGGTTCGATCATCAACATCAGCTCAGTCGCATCGCGGCTGCCCGGCGACGGCCCCTACCCCGACCGCGGTGCCGGCGTGTTGCCGGGCTATGGCGGGTCCAAGGCCGCGCTGGAACACCTGACCTGGTGCGCCGCCTACGATCTGACCAACCACAATGTCGCGGTCAACGCGCTGTCGCCGTCGAAAGCGATCATGACGCCTGGCCTTTCGTATTACGCCCGCGATTTCGCGGAAGTGTCGACCCCGGAGGAGTTCGCCGAGGCCGCCGTCGAGTTGGCGTTGGTGGATCCCACGGTGGTGACCGGGCGGACGATCGGGCACCGGCAGGTGCTAGACGGCAGCTTCCGCAGGTTCGAAGCCTAG
- a CDS encoding pyridoxamine 5'-phosphate oxidase family protein, with amino-acid sequence MESYTRTARTTPTRYRERARYDRETVHGILDEALTCHVGYVNGGRQVVLPTLHARLGEILYLHGSTGSGPMLTVAGSPDGLPVCVTVTLVDGVVLARSAMHHSLEYRSVVAMGNARLVTDPDEKLRALAAVVDHVAPGRSADSRPPNARELAATAVLALDLVEVSAKVRTGGPVDDADDLALPYWAGVIPLTVHAGTPVPADDLDPSVPLPSYVSDYRRA; translated from the coding sequence GTGGAGTCATATACGCGCACAGCGCGGACAACACCGACCAGGTATCGCGAACGTGCCCGCTACGACCGCGAGACGGTGCACGGCATTCTCGACGAGGCGCTGACCTGCCACGTCGGCTACGTCAACGGTGGCCGGCAGGTGGTGTTGCCCACCCTGCACGCGCGCCTCGGCGAGATTCTCTACCTGCACGGATCCACCGGCAGCGGACCGATGCTGACCGTTGCGGGATCGCCCGACGGCCTGCCCGTCTGCGTCACCGTCACGCTGGTCGACGGCGTGGTGCTGGCACGGTCGGCGATGCACCACTCGCTGGAGTACCGGTCGGTCGTCGCCATGGGCAACGCACGTCTGGTGACCGACCCCGACGAGAAACTGCGCGCGTTGGCCGCCGTGGTCGATCACGTCGCGCCGGGCCGGTCCGCCGACAGCCGGCCACCCAACGCCCGCGAACTCGCGGCGACCGCTGTGCTCGCACTCGACCTCGTCGAGGTGTCGGCGAAGGTGCGCACCGGTGGCCCGGTCGACGACGCCGATGACCTCGCGCTGCCGTACTGGGCCGGGGTCATACCGCTCACGGTCCACGCCGGCACCCCGGTCCCCGCCGACGATCTGGACCCGTCCGTGCCGCTACCGTCCTACGTGTCGGACTATCGTCGGGCTTGA
- a CDS encoding FAD-dependent oxidoreductase, producing MSKLGARAVVCGAGMGGLLAARVLGDFYDGVTVVERDTLTDAGEQRRGVPQGRHFHVLWSRGAQELRRLFPGIHDDLVAAGAAVCDDGDLSRVSIRVAGHELSRAGKFSDPSAVTLHLLSRPLLEAEVRRRVSAIDNVEILDGHDVVEPIAPTPQRVTGARIVNRETGVEQRLDADLVVDAMGRGGRTPAFLEDLGYQRPVVERSTTSANYASLLMRIPEGIIKEKMTFVVPEPKKPTGGAFSMYEHDTWIFTLTRVADNEPPEDLTGMIRMATQFAPPALLRALKRGETISEISVFRYPGATWRRYDKVDRFPAGFLVFGDAICSTNPIYGQGMTVAALEARALHDALAEADGDLSRRFFALAAEQIGPLWASNQFNDRYMDDGNPEHAPSKELLDFREAMLSAAESSPAMAEKLYRSMNLVDPPTDYSPLLTS from the coding sequence GTGAGCAAGCTGGGGGCGCGAGCTGTCGTCTGCGGCGCGGGCATGGGTGGACTGCTCGCCGCGCGGGTGCTCGGTGATTTCTACGACGGGGTGACTGTCGTCGAGCGGGACACGCTGACCGACGCCGGCGAGCAGCGTCGCGGAGTTCCGCAAGGCCGGCACTTCCACGTGCTGTGGAGCCGCGGCGCCCAGGAGCTGAGGCGACTGTTCCCCGGCATCCACGACGACCTCGTCGCCGCGGGCGCGGCCGTCTGCGACGACGGTGACCTGTCCCGGGTGTCGATCCGGGTGGCCGGCCACGAGCTGAGCCGAGCGGGCAAATTCAGTGATCCGTCGGCGGTGACGTTGCACCTGCTGAGCCGTCCATTGCTGGAGGCCGAGGTCCGGCGGCGAGTCAGCGCCATCGACAACGTGGAGATCCTCGACGGCCACGACGTCGTCGAACCGATCGCGCCGACACCGCAACGGGTGACCGGCGCCCGTATCGTCAACCGCGAGACCGGTGTCGAGCAGCGACTGGACGCCGACCTGGTGGTCGACGCGATGGGGCGCGGCGGCCGTACCCCGGCCTTTCTGGAGGACCTGGGCTACCAACGACCGGTCGTCGAGCGTTCCACGACGAGCGCCAACTACGCCAGCCTGCTGATGCGCATCCCCGAAGGCATCATCAAGGAGAAGATGACCTTCGTCGTCCCGGAGCCGAAAAAGCCTACCGGCGGCGCGTTTTCGATGTACGAGCACGACACCTGGATCTTCACGCTGACCCGCGTCGCGGATAACGAGCCACCCGAGGACCTGACCGGAATGATCCGGATGGCAACGCAATTCGCACCTCCCGCGCTGCTGCGGGCGCTCAAGCGAGGCGAGACCATCAGTGAGATTTCGGTCTTTCGCTACCCAGGGGCGACCTGGCGGCGGTACGACAAGGTAGACCGGTTCCCCGCGGGCTTTCTGGTGTTCGGCGACGCGATCTGCAGCACCAACCCGATCTACGGGCAAGGCATGACCGTCGCCGCGCTCGAGGCGAGAGCATTGCACGACGCGCTGGCCGAGGCCGACGGCGACCTGAGCCGACGGTTCTTCGCGCTGGCTGCCGAGCAGATCGGCCCGCTGTGGGCGTCCAACCAATTCAACGACCGCTACATGGACGACGGCAACCCGGAGCACGCGCCGTCGAAAGAGCTGCTGGACTTCCGCGAGGCAATGCTGTCCGCCGCTGAAAGCAGTCCGGCGATGGCCGAAAAGCTGTACCGGTCAATGAATCTCGTCGACCCGCCGACCGACTACAGTCCGCTGTTGACCAGCTAA
- a CDS encoding aminotransferase class I/II-fold pyridoxal phosphate-dependent enzyme, translated as MPEQYTIRGTGAGAIASDVEHAVSTGALTPGAELPPIRELAGRLGVNANTVAAAYRLLRERGAVETAGRRGTRVRDRPATTPRSLRGVAVPPGVRDLSTGNPDPGLLPIAHVSLRPVLYGEPAVSPELAHYAQSTLTGDGVPGDHIAVTAGALDGIERVLAAHLRPGDRVAVEDPGWANLLDLLAALGFSAEPIGVDDDGPLVADVARALRRGVRAVVVTSRAQNPTGAAVSAVRAKELRALLVEHDDVLLIEDDHCAGIAGAPLHPLAGATRHWAFVRSAAKAYGPDLRLALLAGDRRTVERVQGRLRLGPGWISHLLQDLAVGLWRDEAATRLVQKAETVYARNRSALQTALADRGVASSGRSGLNVWIPVPDETVAITRLLSAGWAAAPGTRFRVGSPPGIRVTVSGLAADEVDSLADAVADAVQAVGRASV; from the coding sequence GTGCCAGAACAATACACGATTCGCGGTACGGGCGCGGGGGCGATCGCGTCCGACGTCGAACACGCGGTCTCCACCGGCGCCCTGACACCCGGTGCCGAGCTGCCGCCGATCCGCGAGCTGGCCGGCCGGCTCGGCGTCAACGCCAACACGGTGGCCGCCGCCTATCGCCTGCTGCGCGAACGCGGCGCCGTCGAGACCGCCGGACGGCGTGGCACCCGGGTGCGCGACCGGCCGGCGACCACGCCGCGTTCACTGCGCGGCGTCGCCGTCCCGCCGGGCGTGCGCGACCTGTCCACCGGCAACCCGGATCCCGGCCTGCTGCCGATCGCGCACGTCAGTTTGCGGCCAGTCCTGTACGGCGAACCGGCGGTCTCGCCGGAATTGGCGCACTACGCCCAGTCGACGCTGACCGGCGATGGCGTACCGGGCGACCACATCGCGGTGACCGCCGGAGCGCTCGACGGCATCGAGCGGGTGCTCGCCGCCCATCTGCGCCCCGGGGACCGCGTGGCGGTCGAAGATCCGGGGTGGGCCAATCTTCTCGATCTGCTTGCTGCGCTGGGATTTTCGGCCGAGCCGATCGGCGTCGACGACGACGGTCCATTGGTCGCCGACGTCGCTCGTGCGCTGCGTCGCGGTGTGCGCGCGGTGGTGGTGACCAGTCGCGCCCAGAATCCGACCGGTGCGGCGGTATCGGCTGTACGGGCAAAAGAGTTGCGCGCGTTGCTTGTTGAGCATGACGACGTGCTGCTCATCGAGGACGACCATTGCGCGGGAATCGCCGGCGCGCCGCTGCACCCGCTGGCCGGGGCGACCCGACACTGGGCGTTCGTCCGGTCGGCGGCCAAGGCCTACGGGCCCGACCTGAGGCTGGCACTGCTTGCCGGCGACCGGCGCACGGTCGAGCGGGTGCAGGGACGGTTGCGGTTGGGACCGGGCTGGATCAGTCATCTGCTGCAGGACCTCGCCGTCGGTCTGTGGCGCGACGAGGCCGCCACCCGGTTGGTGCAGAAGGCCGAAACCGTCTACGCCCGAAACCGTTCGGCGTTGCAGACGGCGTTGGCCGACCGCGGTGTGGCGTCGAGCGGCCGATCGGGTCTCAACGTCTGGATTCCGGTGCCGGACGAGACCGTGGCGATCACCCGGTTGCTCAGCGCGGGTTGGGCCGCGGCGCCGGGCACGCGATTCAGGGTCGGGTCACCGCCGGGAATCCGGGTCACTGTATCGGGACTAGCTGCCGACGAGGTCGACTCGCTCGCCGATGCGGTGGCGGACGCCGTGCAAGCCGTTGGACGGGCAAGCGTGTGA
- a CDS encoding DUF58 domain-containing protein, protein MIETRDVQLHWRASSLTRAIATCAALALAAALIGSRWQLIAFAAPLLGVLCSVSWQRPLPTVTAHAEPGSQRCFESEQIRLIVWADTETFGVAVKLTASAPDGMTLEVVERTSRGRQTVVTSAERWGRYPLRATVEAVAYGGLLVGKGAVDVTDVTVFPLTPPQATMLPPTELLDRLGTHLTRHIGSGVEYADIRAYVPGDQLRAVNWPVSARRGRLHVTQRLTDRSADVVVLIDGYPQPAGPATDATERIVRGAAQVVQTALRNGDRAGIVALGGRRPRWLGPDIGQRQFYRVLDAVLGAGDEFESTTGTLAPRAAMPPGAIVVGFSTLLDTEFALALIELRRRGHVVVAVDVLQGSPFRAAQDPLVDRMWTLQRSAMYRDMGTVGVDVVAWQADRTLDQSMRAVPDHRRLPAGRRS, encoded by the coding sequence GTGATCGAAACCCGGGATGTTCAACTGCATTGGCGCGCATCGAGTTTGACGCGGGCGATCGCGACCTGCGCGGCACTCGCGCTGGCCGCAGCGTTGATCGGTTCGCGTTGGCAGCTGATCGCGTTCGCCGCGCCGCTGCTCGGCGTGCTGTGTTCGGTGAGCTGGCAGCGGCCGCTGCCCACGGTCACGGCGCATGCCGAACCCGGTTCGCAGCGTTGCTTCGAATCCGAACAGATCCGGCTGATCGTGTGGGCTGACACCGAAACATTCGGCGTCGCAGTAAAACTGACGGCCTCGGCCCCTGACGGGATGACTCTTGAGGTCGTGGAACGCACGTCGCGGGGACGGCAGACCGTCGTGACCAGCGCCGAACGCTGGGGCCGCTATCCGCTTCGGGCCACGGTCGAGGCCGTCGCGTATGGCGGGTTGCTGGTCGGGAAGGGCGCCGTCGATGTGACCGATGTGACAGTCTTCCCGCTGACGCCGCCGCAGGCGACGATGCTGCCGCCGACGGAACTGCTCGACCGGCTGGGCACCCACTTGACCCGGCACATCGGCAGCGGCGTCGAATACGCCGACATCCGTGCTTACGTCCCCGGCGATCAGTTACGCGCCGTCAACTGGCCGGTGAGCGCCCGCCGCGGCCGCCTGCATGTGACTCAGCGGCTGACCGACCGGTCCGCCGACGTCGTCGTGCTGATCGACGGCTATCCGCAGCCGGCCGGTCCGGCGACCGATGCGACCGAGCGGATTGTCCGGGGTGCTGCGCAAGTCGTGCAGACCGCGCTGCGCAACGGTGACCGGGCCGGCATCGTCGCGCTCGGTGGCCGAAGGCCGCGCTGGCTGGGCCCCGACATCGGCCAGCGCCAGTTCTACCGGGTGCTCGATGCGGTTCTCGGTGCCGGCGATGAATTCGAAAGCACCACTGGGACATTGGCGCCGCGCGCGGCAATGCCACCAGGCGCGATCGTGGTGGGATTCTCCACGCTGCTCGATACCGAGTTCGCACTGGCGCTCATCGAGTTGCGCAGACGGGGCCACGTCGTGGTGGCCGTCGACGTGCTGCAGGGATCGCCTTTCCGGGCCGCTCAGGATCCGCTGGTGGACCGGATGTGGACGTTGCAGCGCTCGGCGATGTACCGGGACATGGGCACCGTCGGCGTCGACGTGGTGGCGTGGCAGGCCGACCGCACGCTGGACCAGTCGATGCGGGCGGTGCCCGATCACCGGCGACTGCCGGCAGGACGGCGGTCATGA
- a CDS encoding TetR/AcrR family transcriptional regulator, with translation MKADPSAVDKVSGAGRPRDPRIDAAILAATADLLVQIGYSNLTLAAVAERAGTTKTALYRRWSSKAELVHEAAFPVAPTALVGPARGMAADLRAMIAAARDVFTTPVVRAALPGLVADMSADAELNTRVMSRFAGLFTAVQDRLTEAVDRGEVHPDVDPTRLIELIGGATLLRLLLSPDEPLDDTWVDQATAILVHGVTRDVGSAR, from the coding sequence ATGAAAGCAGACCCATCCGCGGTTGACAAGGTCTCGGGCGCCGGACGGCCCCGGGATCCGCGTATCGACGCTGCCATATTGGCGGCGACCGCGGATCTGCTTGTGCAAATTGGCTATTCGAATCTGACATTGGCGGCCGTAGCCGAGCGGGCCGGTACGACGAAAACAGCGCTGTATCGGCGATGGTCGAGCAAGGCGGAGTTGGTGCACGAGGCGGCGTTCCCGGTCGCCCCGACGGCGTTGGTCGGCCCGGCTCGCGGCATGGCCGCTGACCTGCGGGCGATGATCGCCGCGGCCCGTGATGTGTTTACCACCCCGGTGGTCCGCGCCGCGCTGCCCGGGTTGGTCGCCGACATGAGCGCCGACGCCGAGCTCAACACCCGGGTGATGTCCCGCTTCGCGGGGCTGTTCACGGCCGTGCAGGATCGGCTGACCGAAGCGGTGGATCGCGGTGAGGTCCACCCGGACGTCGACCCGACTCGGTTGATCGAGCTGATCGGCGGGGCGACGCTGCTGCGGCTGCTGTTGAGTCCAGACGAACCGCTCGACGACACCTGGGTGGATCAGGCCACGGCCATCCTCGTGCACGGTGTCACCCGAGATGTAGGGTCGGCCCGGTGA
- a CDS encoding AAA family ATPase, which translates to MTETAATTTARAMAVLDEIEHAVVGKRSALTLILTTVLARGHVLIEDLPGLGKTLIARSFAAALGLGFTRVQFTPDLLPADLLGSTIYDMQSGRFDFRPGPIFTNLLMADEINRTPPKTQAALLEAMAEGQVSIDGATHRLPQPFIVLATDNPIEYEGTYPLPEAQLDRFAVRLELRYLSEADEASMLRRRLDRGSAEPTVNQVVDAHDLLAMREAVEQVSVHEDVLHYVVSLAAATRHHPQVAVGASPRAELDLVQLARAHALLLGRDYVIPEDIKALATPAVAHRITLRPEMWVRKIQGSDIVEDLLRRLPVPRARGGPQ; encoded by the coding sequence ATGACAGAGACGGCGGCGACGACGACGGCTCGCGCGATGGCGGTGCTCGACGAGATCGAGCACGCCGTGGTGGGTAAGCGGTCCGCACTCACGCTGATCTTGACCACGGTGCTCGCGCGCGGGCATGTCCTGATCGAAGATCTGCCCGGCCTCGGTAAGACGCTGATCGCACGATCCTTCGCCGCGGCGCTCGGACTGGGCTTCACCCGGGTGCAGTTCACGCCCGATTTGCTGCCGGCCGATCTGCTCGGGTCGACGATCTACGACATGCAGTCGGGTCGCTTCGACTTCCGCCCCGGCCCGATCTTCACCAACCTGCTGATGGCCGACGAAATCAACCGCACGCCGCCCAAAACCCAAGCGGCACTGCTGGAGGCGATGGCCGAGGGGCAGGTCAGCATCGACGGCGCGACGCACCGGCTGCCGCAGCCGTTCATCGTGTTGGCCACCGACAACCCGATCGAGTACGAAGGCACCTATCCGCTGCCGGAGGCTCAGCTGGATCGGTTCGCGGTGCGCCTCGAATTGCGTTATCTGTCGGAGGCCGACGAGGCATCGATGCTGCGCCGCCGGCTCGATCGCGGATCGGCTGAGCCGACGGTCAATCAGGTCGTCGACGCCCACGATCTGCTGGCCATGCGCGAGGCCGTCGAGCAGGTCAGCGTGCACGAGGACGTCTTGCACTACGTGGTGTCGCTGGCCGCCGCGACCCGACACCATCCGCAGGTGGCGGTCGGCGCGAGCCCGCGGGCGGAACTCGACCTGGTTCAGCTCGCGCGTGCGCACGCCCTGTTGCTCGGCCGCGACTACGTGATACCCGAAGACATCAAGGCGCTGGCCACGCCCGCCGTCGCGCATCGGATCACGCTGCGGCCGGAGATGTGGGTCCGCAAGATCCAGGGCTCGGACATCGTCGAGGACTTGCTGCGCCGGCTGCCGGTGCCCCGAGCGCGCGGTGGCCCGCAGTAG
- a CDS encoding phosphotransferase family protein: MPNEPVLDQVDRLQRSSRDKSTLPAVMSRWMSTVLPGGATPDITVESGIDSTGMSSETIILTARWEQDGKPVTQKLVARVAPTAEDVQVFPTYRLDHQFDVIRKVGELTDVPVPRVRWLENTGEVLGTPFFLMDYVDGEVPPDVMPYTFGGNWFADAPAERQRELQDATVSVLASLHSIPNAEKTFGFLADGQSDDSALRRHVNWVKSWYDFAVPDIGRSPLLERTFDWLEDHWPKEAAAAAPVLLWGDARVGNVLYRDFRPVAVLDWEMVTLGPRELDVAWMIFAHMVFQELAGLATLPGLPDVMREDDVRATYKRLTGVDIGDLHWFYVYSGVMWACVFMRTGARRVHFGETEKPDDVESLFYHSGLMRRLIGEDR, encoded by the coding sequence ATGCCAAATGAACCTGTTCTCGATCAAGTCGATCGACTCCAGCGCTCCAGCCGCGACAAGTCGACATTACCGGCGGTGATGTCGCGATGGATGTCGACGGTGCTGCCCGGCGGCGCCACACCGGACATCACCGTGGAGAGCGGGATCGACTCCACCGGCATGTCGTCGGAGACCATCATCTTGACCGCCCGCTGGGAGCAGGACGGCAAGCCTGTCACGCAGAAGCTGGTCGCCCGGGTGGCGCCGACTGCTGAGGACGTGCAGGTGTTCCCGACGTATCGGCTCGACCACCAATTCGACGTGATCCGCAAGGTCGGCGAACTGACCGACGTCCCGGTCCCCCGGGTGCGCTGGCTGGAGAACACCGGCGAGGTGCTGGGCACACCGTTCTTCTTGATGGACTACGTCGACGGCGAAGTGCCGCCCGACGTCATGCCCTACACCTTCGGCGGCAACTGGTTCGCCGACGCGCCCGCCGAACGCCAGCGTGAACTGCAGGACGCCACGGTATCGGTGTTGGCATCGCTGCACTCAATCCCGAACGCCGAGAAGACGTTTGGATTTCTCGCCGACGGCCAATCGGACGACTCGGCTCTGCGCAGGCATGTCAACTGGGTGAAGTCCTGGTACGACTTCGCGGTGCCCGACATCGGCCGGTCGCCGTTGCTGGAGCGCACCTTCGACTGGCTGGAAGACCACTGGCCGAAGGAAGCCGCCGCCGCCGCACCGGTACTGCTCTGGGGCGACGCCCGGGTGGGCAACGTGTTGTACCGCGACTTCCGCCCGGTGGCCGTACTGGACTGGGAGATGGTGACGCTGGGTCCGCGCGAGCTGGACGTCGCATGGATGATCTTTGCGCACATGGTCTTTCAGGAGCTGGCCGGCCTGGCGACACTGCCCGGCCTGCCCGATGTGATGCGCGAAGACGACGTCCGCGCCACTTACAAGCGGCTCACCGGCGTCGACATCGGCGACCTGCATTGGTTCTACGTCTACTCCGGCGTGATGTGGGCCTGTGTGTTCATGCGCACCGGCGCGCGACGCGTGCACTTCGGCGAGACCGAGAAGCCCGACGACGTCGAATCGCTGTTCTACCACTCTGGACTGATGAGACGTCTTATCGGAGAGGACCGCTAA
- a CDS encoding SRPBCC family protein, giving the protein MSDTEVPRVVSASRDIAAGAAEIFELIADPAHQPRWDGNDNLANAEAGQRVRRLGDIFTTTLTNGGVRANYVVEFTEARRIAWTPSIAGERPFGQLWRWELEPLDDTRTRVTHTYDWSRLTDPHRLERARATTPEKLQASLDRLAELAERR; this is encoded by the coding sequence ATGTCTGACACTGAAGTCCCGCGGGTGGTGAGTGCGAGTCGCGATATCGCCGCCGGCGCAGCCGAGATCTTCGAGTTGATCGCCGACCCCGCACACCAGCCGCGTTGGGATGGTAACGACAATCTCGCGAACGCCGAAGCCGGGCAACGGGTTCGCCGCCTCGGCGACATCTTCACGACGACCTTGACCAACGGCGGCGTCCGGGCTAATTACGTCGTCGAGTTCACCGAAGCCCGTCGCATCGCGTGGACGCCGTCGATCGCAGGCGAACGGCCGTTCGGCCAGCTGTGGCGATGGGAGCTCGAGCCGCTGGACGACACCCGCACGCGGGTGACCCACACCTACGACTGGTCGCGGTTGACCGATCCGCACCGACTCGAGCGTGCCCGTGCCACGACGCCCGAAAAGCTGCAGGCATCGCTGGATCGGCTGGCCGAGCTCGCCGAGCGCCGCTGA
- a CDS encoding DUF4129 domain-containing protein: MTSGVPRFDRATGRVVAVIVLLIAIAAALRGYLPGADRGDQRPPDSGASLVYVVALLAVSMGIVAVALIARLRDPRRLPSTASALSERFSDGRGRPRWRVLLIGAAVLVTWLVLVWLLSRFFVPHGAGQPQSAPQSAAPSAAANAPRRPEAPDAGPDRNVLHLLIVSTAVMFAMIIVGAIANVRRRRRRRGRPAVDSTETPGLPEPAVAAPALVRAAESGLAEIEDTDHEPREAIIACYAAMERQLSYFPGAVPQDFDTPTEVLARAVEHRALHIDTAVELVNLFEEARFSPHVMDESHRTSALRVLRLVLAELRSSV; encoded by the coding sequence TTGACGAGTGGTGTGCCGAGGTTTGACAGGGCGACCGGCCGCGTGGTCGCCGTGATCGTGCTGCTGATCGCCATCGCCGCCGCGTTGCGCGGGTACCTTCCCGGCGCCGACCGCGGCGACCAGCGTCCACCGGACAGCGGCGCGTCGCTGGTCTACGTCGTGGCTCTGCTCGCCGTGTCAATGGGGATCGTGGCGGTCGCGCTCATCGCCCGCCTGCGCGACCCGCGCCGATTGCCGAGCACCGCCAGTGCTCTGTCGGAGAGGTTTTCCGACGGGCGCGGCCGGCCGCGGTGGCGGGTGCTGTTGATCGGTGCGGCGGTGCTGGTGACTTGGCTGGTGCTGGTGTGGCTGCTGTCGCGATTCTTCGTGCCGCACGGGGCCGGTCAGCCGCAGTCCGCGCCGCAGTCGGCCGCACCCAGTGCTGCTGCCAACGCGCCACGACGACCCGAAGCGCCAGACGCGGGCCCAGATCGGAACGTGCTGCACTTGCTGATCGTCAGCACCGCGGTGATGTTCGCGATGATCATCGTGGGCGCGATCGCCAATGTTCGTCGGCGTCGGCGTCGGCGCGGCCGGCCGGCCGTCGACTCGACTGAAACACCGGGCCTGCCAGAGCCCGCGGTTGCGGCCCCGGCTCTGGTGCGGGCGGCCGAGAGCGGGCTGGCCGAAATCGAAGACACCGATCACGAACCGCGAGAGGCCATCATCGCGTGCTACGCGGCGATGGAACGCCAGTTATCGTATTTCCCCGGCGCCGTTCCGCAGGACTTCGATACTCCGACAGAGGTTTTGGCCCGCGCCGTCGAACACCGTGCGTTGCACATCGACACCGCCGTCGAGCTGGTGAACTTGTTCGAAGAGGCCAGGTTCAGTCCGCACGTGATGGACGAGTCGCATCGGACGAGTGCGCTGCGGGTGTTACGGCTGGTTCTGGCCGAGCTGCGGAGTTCGGTATGA
- a CDS encoding three-helix bundle dimerization domain-containing protein, whose amino-acid sequence MPQEERVLLHGVQRRLANKHAALPVDHIAAVVQHAYSQFQSCRVREFLPLLVERRAEEELEELSFLRPELAAAALGELGVAAV is encoded by the coding sequence ATGCCGCAAGAAGAGCGGGTGTTGCTTCATGGGGTGCAACGTCGCCTCGCGAATAAGCACGCCGCGCTTCCCGTCGATCACATTGCCGCCGTCGTGCAGCACGCGTATTCGCAATTTCAGAGTTGCCGGGTACGCGAATTTCTGCCGTTGCTAGTTGAGCGCCGCGCCGAAGAAGAACTCGAGGAGCTCAGTTTCCTGCGCCCCGAACTCGCGGCGGCCGCGTTGGGGGAGTTGGGCGTCGCGGCGGTATAG